CCGGTAGAACGGGTACTTTGCTCAGTTACAATGCTAGGTGTGAGCTGACTACCTACTCCCTCAATGCCTACCTCCGCATCTATCCTGAGATTACGGCAGAGGACGTGACTGCGTCGTTCTCTTGCCTCATTGCATGGAAAGAACGGCTAGGGAATGGCCCCAAGTCAGGTACCTGCCTTAGATACCTTTGACAGACGGCGCACGCCAGAGCTCGCCCAGGTACGTGTGGGTACTTGCCATCTGGCCCTTCGACGTGGCAAACACTTGTATCGCTACCTCGCTCAGCCCGACGATTGAGGCAGTGGATCTGCATGGGTCCGCTGAAAGCTCCAAACGCTAGCCCGATGCGGACGAGTGGGAGTCGTCATTCGCTGCAGGCGGTCGCTCGGGCCAGAAAAACCATACAGCAGGAGTGACTGGCGACACAAAAACCACGGCGCAAAAAATAGGAAAAATCGAGCAGCAATTGAGAAACAGGTACTTGGCAGGTACAGGTACCACTCCGTCCACCCTCACCTCAATCATCTGCCTGCTCTCATCTCACCTCAgcttaggtaggtagaaaGGTACATTGCATTCTACTCCCTGATTTTGGATCAGTGGGATGGGGACAGACCCTTGGGCTGATGAAGCTCGAAGATAAGAGAAATCAAGATAAGTTaaagaggaaggaggagaTCTTGAGAAGGATGTGATCTTCAAAGAGAGAAGtaaaaggagagagagagactctCACTTCACTTGACTTCTACTCGATCACCTTCTGTTGCTGTCCAATAACACAGTACATGCCTGCAATACAGTCCGTACTGGTACAGGCAACCACCGTGTCGCTCTCCACACTCACAGGCCTTGCGACCCTCTGTGACCCAATTGACTGGTGCCACTCAGCTCAGGCTTactggtgctggtgctgccaACAGCCTTCTCTCCCTGGTGCCACCAAGCAAGCCAAACCACCTGACGCTTGTCGCTTGTCACTGTGTAGTGCCTTGTGCTGGCGCTGCCGCTCTGCTGCTAGCTAGTACTGCTACCTCTACCGGCACTGGTACCGGTACCTCGCCTGCCAGCACACataggtacctacctgcctggCAAAAACCTCCCTTTGAACTGAACTTTTCCCCAGTTCCCTTTTTGCCTTTGCTTCCATTGCTGcacctccacctccacctgCACCTGCCTCTCTGCCTCAGCACAGCACAAACATTCCACCTCCCTCTACCATCCACACCTCATTCTTCTCTCCCACCAACTTCCACCACCAACCTCACTTTGTCTCGTCTCGTCAgccacgaccacgacgactTCGTCTCTCTCCCACTTTGCGGCacccttttcttttcctattctttttttcttcccctccccctccatcgGCCTGAGTTCCGCAAAGCGCAACCAAATCAACCCCCCACCAAAAGCTGTCGTGTCGATACGGGCAGTCAAATAATTGATCCCTCCATTTTTTTCCCATCGCGGaaaacccctcccctcatACAAAACAAAGCCCAGCAATGTCTGAGGTACAGACTCGGCCTGCCGCCTCGCGCGGCAGAGGTTCTGGACGCGGTGGAAGAGGTGGCTTCGCAAGCCGGGGCGGTCGCACTTCTGGCAGACCCAATGGCGATAAGTTCGACTCCAAGatcgatgccgacgatgcgACTGCATTTGAGGACCagggcgagctcggcgagctgaaGAAGCAGTACGGATCCAAGGCGCCCCTTATCAAGGAGCTCTTCCCCGATTGGTCTGAGCAGGACATTCTCTACGCGCTGCAAGAgacggacggcgacgagaacCTCGCCGTCACCCGCATTGCTGAAGGTACGTCGGCGCACTCACGCCTTACTCTCCCTCCTGTGCTTGCCATCAACCCTTGGGTGCGACGGCTCTCAGACCTCGCCTGTCATCACTCGCTTGTTCGAGTACACAACATCCTTTCGCCAGTCGGGCTTTGGCTAATTTTTTCCCCTTGCTTTTAGGCACCATTTCTCAATGGGGCGAGGTGACGAAGAAGGCCCCCCGCTCCAAGGCTAAGGACTCCACGACTGCAGCCTCGAACATCGACTCATCCAGCGCCAGACCCACCCGTGGTGGTCGCAGCAATGTCGCCGATGCTGGTCGCGGCCGCGGAAGGAACACCGAGAGGGGAGGCCGTGGTGGTCGGGGCAGGCCCTCAAACACAGCAGCTCCCAACGGCACCCGGCATACCAAGGACAACGCTCAGCCGCTCTCTGTTCCCACCGAGGAGTCGAACGCGTGGGATACCCCCAAGTTGGACTTTAAGGACGCTCCCGCCGAGGACCCCTGGGCTCCCAAGGAGACCACCGAGAAGCCTGCGGCtcctgctgccgcccccgctgccgccgcgacCGAGGCTTCCAAGTCCGCTGCCCCGGCTCCCAAGACGTGGGCTAGCATGCTCCGTCAAGTAGCCGTGCCCAAGCCCGCCGCCCCTAAGCCCCCCAAGCAGGAGCCCGCCCCCAAGCCCGCCGAACCCATCGAACCTCTGCCTCCCgtcgcccccgccgccgaaccCACGCCCGAACCTGAGACCGAACCCGAGGCCCAGCCCGAGCCCGCTACCGAACTCCCCGCCGAGCCAGTCCATGAAGAACCAGCCCCTGCAGAAGTACCAACCGTCATCGAACCCGAAGTGGTTTTGCCGCCTTCCAAGGACCAACTTACTGAGACGAATCTTGAACAGGTAGTCGACGAATCGCATCCTCCTGCGACTGCTACCGTCGCGAGCACTGCCGCCGATTCTTGGGATCCTCGCCACAACGCCGCCAGCGCTACCGCGACTCCTCTCTCGGCTTCGCAACAGCAACACCAGCCCATCCGCCCTGCTGTCCCCACCTCCAACAGCGGATTCGCCGCTTCCGCCATCAAGGCCACCACCGAGCGAGGATCCCGTACCCCGAGCTACCAGcgccgcgtcctcgaccagGAGGAAGCCGTGCGCATGCCCGGCAACCGCGAGGTTGACCGCGCCGCTGTCCAGTTTGGTGCCTTCAGCCTgaacgaggacgatgacatTGATGGTGACCGTGAGGAGCCTGAGACTAGAACTCAGCCTCCTGCTGACTCTCCCGTTGCCCATCCTCGCACTTCTCTGCCTCCTGCTCCTCAGCAGGCTCCCGTCCCTGAGGCCATCGGCACCCAGAAGCCTGCTCCTGGCCTGCCCCCtcctgctgccgctgctgccgccacgCCCACCGGTACAAATGCTTCGACTAGCAACGTCACCGACTTTGCTAATGCTCCCTTTTCAGGATCCGCCGGAGGTGCCATCCCTCAGGCTCCCGCTTCTCAGGGTACGTTTGACGACGAATCAACGCCGCAGTCTTGTCTTCCGCTGACTGACCCACTTCTAGTCCCTCAGTCGGCTGCCGCCCCGGCCCAGCCTTACTCCCGCTTCGGACAGACCGGTCCCCAGGAGCCATCCTCGTTCCCTCAGAAGTCGATCGACCCCTTCACTCAGCAGCCGAACCAGCCCTCGGCTTCGCAGAACCAGTTCGACAGCTTCCCCAACCAGCCGTCGCAGCAGAACCAGCAGCCTGGTGGGGCCTTCAGCTCTGCGCCCAGCGAATACTCTTCCTACTATACCGCCGACCAACAGAACCGTCCTCCTTACAACTACTACAACCAGCCCTACGGTCAGCAGGGCGCCCAGGCCCACCAGGACAGCCTGTCTTCCCAGCAGCGATCTTTCGGCGGCTACAATGCTTCTCAGGCTGATAACCTCAGTCAATACCCTCAAAGTGGCGGGCTCCAGAACCAGTCCCGCTACGGAGGCGTCACGAACGACGCCCAGAACAGTGGACACACCACCCCGAACCCCACAGCCCAGAGCCAGCAggcagccagccaggccTCGCAGCCCCAGTCCCACGGCCAGCAGAGCTACCCCTACAACAACCACCCCTACTACAACAACGCCTACTACTCGAACTACATGAACTACGGCCACTACGGCCAGGGTGGATACGGAGGCGGTCCCTACGGCAAGGGCGGTGTCTACGGCCACCCCTACGGCATGTCGCCCCAGGGTCCCTATGATCACGCGTCCTCCCCTGCCGCTGGCTTCGCTCAATCGTCTCTGCACCGCGCCGACAGCGGCCTGAGctccggcctcggcggcgacttTGGCCGCGCCGGATCCGCCCAGCCTGGCAACCAGCCCGGtctcgccggcagcggcttCGGTGGTGTTCAGGACACCTACGGCCGCGGCTCTTCCTCGTTCCAGAGCCCAGCCGGTCAAGGATTCAACAGCGCTGCTCAGCCCAACAACACCGGTTCAGCCAACGACGACTTGAAGCCTTTCGGCGACAGCAAGCCTGGCGCGGGCCCCTCGCCTTCGCTCGGGGGTGCGCGCCCCGGCTCGGCCACGAACACGGCCTCTGGCCAGACTGGTCTGCCCCCGCCCCAGTCGGGTTCCCAGATGAGTGGCTACGGCGGCTACCCCAGCCACCTCCAGGGACACGGTCTCCACGGAAGCAGCGGCTACGGCATGGGAGGAGCCACTAGCGGCCAGCACGGCAGCGCCCCGTTCGGCTCATATGGCCAGCAGGGTGCGTACGGCAGCGGATACTACGGCAGTGgcaaccagcagcagcgcggcGGTTGGGGCGGAAACTACCACTAGGAGGGTGGTAGTCGACGGCCATCTCACTCACGCCACTACGACATGAGACGAGGTGGCTAGAGACATCGGTGCCCACGAATATGTCGCCCGGCTTTTTGCGCTTTTATCGGCAAACGAACGAAACTTTCTTTGGACCTGCAGGTGGTTTTATTTTAAACTGCAGGCGGCAAGGATAATTCATGCGGTCTCTTTCTGCGGGGAAACTTTCTTCTCTCTACTCATTACCTAAGTCTATGGTCTTGGAGCGTGTACGATCTATCAAAAAAAAGAATCAGGGAGGGGAAACACATTCGGATATGGTCACCGGCCGCGACGGAATCgtgttttttgttttctttttcgcgATGGGGAGGTCTAATCAGGCTTGCTCAAGAATGATAGCCGACGGCGTGGTGGTATGCGGCCTTGAAAATTCAACTGAAATGACAGATGGAACGGATCCGGTGGCGAGGTTGGTCGTTGGTCGTTGCCCGATGGAGGGCCGATTCCTGAGATTGAACTCCTTGGAAAGGAGCATGATTGCCAATGAAGAACCTTTGGCCCATGACACTGCTGGTTTCTGTTTCAATGTGACTCGTGATTTGCCTGAGCGACTAATTGCAGTAATGTTGTAAGTGACGCCCACCCAGCCTGTTATCACATGCTTGTGTAGTCAGTAAGGAAGGGCCATCGCTTGACATAAACGAGCAGTTATCCCTTGCAGATAgggaccccccccccacaaATATTTTGGCACACTAGTCCTACTTTTCCCCCAAAACGCTATGCCCTCCTTTGAGTCTTCTGCTGCTATTCTGTTGAGCAACATCTCTTGTAGTCTATCTACTCAGTGTTGTGCGcgcgtgtgtatgtgtgtatgtgtgtgtgtgtgtgtgtgtgtgtgtgtgtgtgtgtgtgtgtgtgtgtgtgtgtgtgtgtgtgtgtgtgtgtttatGTGTGTGTTTATGTGTTCGTCAGCGTATTGCTCCAAGGACGGAGACAGGAAAAGACAAACACAAAACAACATAAACATGAAGCAAGTGGGGACAGTCAAACGCTGTCATCAAATCGTGTCTCATTGTAAGGCAGCAAGCCCTCTGGCCCCTTCCTACCTCGAACCATGGTGTCTCGTCTTCTCATCCCGTTGTAGCTGGTATCTTGTAACTCCCCATCCCGCACGAAAATCCGGGTATTGTCCCCTTTTCACAAATACCGAACCTCCAGAAGGCAACCCAAACGCCAAACCCAAGCCCTCGCCAAATTCGCAATCCTCCAGTGATCCTCCTCAACCACACCACGAGACGGCCCAGCGGCCAAGCTCGGTCGGGGCGCACATCCGCTTCATGTCGTCCTCTCGTAGGGCCAGGAGCACCTCCCAGGGTGCATCGCCCTTGGTGATGCCGCGGCGCTGCATAATGTTCATGCTGCCTTCGTTGGCTGACCACGTCTTGCGGACGTAGTCCGCCTTCCCCGCGGTACCGGGGATGCGAAAGTCGACGTCGGCACCCATGTGGGTCCAGACGCTGCAGCCCAGGCCGGCGTGGTCGGGCCTCAGGGCTCGGCGGAAGGCGACTCCCTCAGCGGTCGGGTCgacgagggaggcggcgagggcgataCGCGATGGGATGTAGCCCGGCGCGGACACCTGGTTGACGGCCTGCCGGATGAGCCAGGCCGCAGCAATGATGGCGGGCGAGGAGTCTGCGTCCATGGTGTCCTGGTACTGGATGAGGTCTGCCACAGTGGTGCTGGCGCTTGTTTGAGTGTACACGTTGCCCCATGAGTCGGCGGAGAAGGCCGGGGACAGACGGAGGCGGGCGTCTGCTGCTGTGGTGAAGGAGGTCTTGTCATCCAGGGCAAGGTGTTCGAGGCGCGCTCGGGTGGTGTGGACCCAGACGAGGGCGGAGAGGGTGTCGACCACGGAGACAAAGGCGTCTGGGCCATACTGAAGACGGAGCTTTGTGAGGGCCTGGTCATGGAGAGTTCTAAGGGTCAAGTTCTCAATCTTGAAGAGAAGACAGACTGCTTCAGGGGCCTTGGCCACCTGGACTACAGTGAGCCTGTTCATGCCAGGTACAAGGTCTGTTTCCTTTGTGAAGTTGTACTCAGGGAAGACCGTGCTCTTAATGTTGGTTCCCTTGTGCTTCTCCATGCTGGGTCTGTCTAAAGACAAAATGTTAGCCTTTGTGAACCATACGCGAGAAAAGAGGTGTGAACTTCAGGGGTGTGACTTACTTGCAAGCTCCCCGAGAAAGATGCCTGGGACATCCATCCAGCCGTTTCCAAAGAACTCCAGAAAAGTCTTGATGAATCCACCGTCAAATATGGCATGGTGGGTTGAGAAGCAAAGGATCAGCCCACCTCTGTCAACTCTAGTGACTTTGAGTGTGATGGGAGGACACGATTCGCCGGGCTTGGGGTGGTCGGGGGAAAGCGAGAGGATGTCCTTGTCCATGGCGGAGGGGGGCATGTCTagctccttgagctcctcgtaGTTGAAGCCCCAGAGACCTCGGCAGAACTCGTAGGAAAAGAGGTCGGGCCTCTGGAGGGGGTCGCTCCGGTTTTCATCGAGGTCGTAGGAGAGCTCGAGCTGGTTCAGCTGGGTCGGGTTGGCGGCAGGCCGAATCTGACCGGCCAGGAAGGGCCACCGCATGAGAGAGAGCTGGAGGCGGATGGCGATGTGGCAGAGGGCCTTGTTGATGTCGAAGCTGCTGTCCACGTCAAAGACGAAGACCGATCGGACGTAGATGCGAGGCGCGATCTGGTCCAGGGGCCCAAGGGTGATTGGGGGGACGGTGGTGATGCTAGCCATTTTTTTCTTTATTGCAAAGGCAATAGGAGAAGACGGCTTCCTTGAGTTGACGCAGCAGAAGATAGAGAAACGAAACGCGGTTGCTGTTGAGGGAGGTAGTGTGTCGAAAGGAGTTGGttcgagaagaagagggcggctGAGGAAAACAGGTGCCTTGGGAAGGGCAGAAAGACGGTTATCAGTTCGGGAAGGCACTGAATACACAGCAAGGCGAAGGTGAAGTGAGGCGGCTGCCTTACATAGTGAATCGGTACAACAACCGGAGATATGTTCCTCTCAACCTTGGATGACACACTTCACCACAACCCGGTTCAACTCAGAACAAGTTACTAATAATTGATTGGGTACGTTGCTGACGACCAAGAAATGCTGTTCTGAGCGTGTTGTACTCTTGTTTAGGTTTAGGCAAGCCTGTTGCCTCGTGGGAGACCATGGTTGATGTGAAGTGTGTTCAGCGAGTTACAAAGGTTAGGCTCAGTAGAGTTAAGTCGCCTGAATACACAATGCTTTAGGACAGTTGCCTTGTTTTGGTGTAATGACCAAGTCGTTCTACATGAGTTTTGGAGGGCAACCTGTTGCCCGACAGCTGTGAGGGGAAAATACTATCCGCGGTTGAAATTGGTCATGATTCAGATGTGTTCCCTTTCTGTTAGGCCACCTGCTCCGAAGGCATGTGCCATAATCTCAGTGTAGACGGAACCTATCGCTTGGGTACAAACGAACACTTACAACCGGAAAGAGATGCACGCAAGAACACATTCCTAGTAAGAAGTAAATACCTTACGTTAGATAAATAACTAACACTAAGCGCAATTGGCTCTACTACGGTATCTGAAGCTAGTCTAAGCTTGTTGCGCGATCCAGCTTAACAGAAGGCAGATATATTGTTAACAGGGAGTTTTCAGAACCTGAAGCCTTGATGGGAGCTAGGGATTACAATGTTATTCAAAAAATAGGACAGGGAAGTATCACTATTACACACCAAAGTCTTAAACATACTTACCTAAAGCATACTATCCACTGCAAGATCAAAGAATCGACATTTATCAGTCCGGTAGCAGCAGTCTTGCAACAAGATCAGCAAAGCTACCCTCAATACTACGACTCATGCATGTATGAGCTCTCAGACAGGCTGGGTACAGCTAACGCAAGTTAGGATCAACCGCAACGTGAAGCATTAAAGGGATTATATCTGCGGAGCGCCAATGCCAATCCCACCAAGATATCAGGATTAATCTGTTGTAAAGTCTGTTACGACGATAGCGAGACGGGCAGCAGGCTACTAAATGAAGGGATGACGTTACCTACAAAGCCCGTTATCCACCTACCAGAGAAGACACAAAGCACACTTTCTGTAGAGTCAGAAAGCTCCAGAGACGCTATCACCGCGGCACTGCTGACAGAAGAGACAAGTAGAGAGGCCTACGGCGAGAGCTGCAAGGCACTTACATCGTCAGAGACTAACCACACTACAAGCTTACCTCACTACAGCAGAGTTCATCCTCCAGTTCTTCTCTTGGCGACAGAATCCACATGCCCGGATTTTCGGTGAGACCGCATTCGTCAGCGAGTACGGAGTAAGGAAGTCTGAGTTTCTCAGGGATTGGTGCTTGATACGACTGAGTTGCGATTGATGTTGTGTTCGGCCCAGCACCGCTGTTTGTTTCGACCCAGCCGAGTCCCACACGGAAGGACCATCTGAAACCACGAGTAATTGCAACTGCGAATAGTTCCACTTTTATCCTCTTCATCCGGATCCGAAACCGTCTCTACAAACCAACAGGTACTAATGACCGACTTTGCAGCTGTGACCACAGTTGCCTGTCTCCTCATGCTCTTGTTCAACTGCCCGCCCAGGGCTGGATTGCAAGACGTTGGAATTTCCGTATGACTGCCAGGTGGGTAAAAGCAAGACTTTCTGTTGGCACAGGTGTAATCGATATACCGATGAAAGTGGTGATAACTTTACTATTCGTTGGATTCGGTGCAGCTATGAGGACGGAGGAAGAATAACAACAAGGGTGCCCTGACGCGGGCCCATAGTGAGACAGCCCTCCTTGACTCCGATCCTCTCCTTAACGCCGATTTGCCATTTCGGCAGCCCTGATTCCTGCGAACCAACACTGGCAACTTTTTCTTATGGTGAAAAGTGCCCTTTTTTCGTGCCTTTCGCAGAATCTGCCGATTCCTCCAAAAACGCAATAAAAACATAAGTGTTATACTTTTTATAGGTTTCGTGGTTATGCTACGTGACGTAACCCTCCTCCCGTTTTCCTCTGCAAAGCAACGCAGTCTCACGACGTCACAATCAGGGGCGTTTCTCTTCGGCTGCAGCGTCAGAGGCGTATTCCTTCGTTTGACGAATTACCGCTGTCGATTGCTCCATCCGCCCATGGTATCCCGTAAGTCAAactacccccatttcggcaccccccccatctcggcacccccagccccaccaagctacactaAAACCTACTACTTTCTATACATACTATATAACCCTACTTTTAAGACTAAGAATTATACtaaaattatttatagtaattaagtactatatatactaaaatttactatttttatatatgtttagctaatacttactatatactagtagttagaaagtaaaagtagtattttactagtaatatactatatttctttttataagctttataacttaaatttaaagctaaatagtatataataactactataagtatttatagagtactactatagttatataaggtttaatttaatattacttacttaatagcttttttatagctatttataaattttccttactaaattaatataagtagaaaactaacttctttattttaagcttattaatagtagtatactatattgctctatattataatactaattatatagaaatatactataataagtagtttttatattttaatataatttctttaaattataaaagaTGTTTTAAAAAATGTTAAGgtttactagtaaaatactagTAGATACTAAcattagtatttatagtataattagtatatagtagATAGAAATAATAGCATATTTACTTTTTAAAGATACTATATTACATACTAtttacttaaatatataattttatattaaatataataagtaggtttatagttataagggtgctagaaagtagtaggttttggtgtagcttggtggggctgggggtgccgagatggggggggtgccgaaatgggggtagtTTGACTTATCCCTTGTGTACTTCCTCAGCCTCGATGGCTCAGCCTCGATGGCTCTTCCTGCTCGTCTTTTGCAGGGCACTCGATCGGAGGGTCGTGATCCTCAAGTACGCGCGACCCATCCTTCCAATCGGATCTCGGCTGATGAGGTGGTGATGAATTGCTCCAATGCCTGGTTCGAAGATGACTTCGTGAATCCGTCTGCCAGATTGTCATTGCAATATCAGAAGGTAAATCTATCACGGTTCGATCGAACGAGTTGACCTGTGATTTTGCCAACAGTAAGACACTGGCTCGTGTCGCGCCGGTGGTCCACAACGCGATCGGATACGCCCCCTGGCCgaagggggtgggtggtCTGCTCCTTCTGGAGGTCGGGATCACTCATTGCTGCGAATTCGGTGCGAAAAGAGAAGCAATAATTTGCGATCTGTTTTAGAAGAGCAGAAATGACTTTTTGCCGAATGTATCGCCAACACCACGGCGCTACTATTGCCAACAACATAGGGCCCGGCTCCCTGCAGCGCCTGGGCtccgacgacggacgacgacgtcctctCGAACGCTATGCACTACATCGTTCCCAATGGTTGCTTCATTAAGGTGCCTCAAAGCGAGTTCGCCGCTCTGTACGCCGTTGCCTTCCGCGGGCAGAATTCACACACTCATCTGAGTCCGCTCGCGGCCCAAATACAGGAACTTCACCGTCTGGCCTGGAAGTGTGGATTGGAAAAGCAGTGGTAAAATTGTATAACATAAAGTAAGCCACATACTGCTGCTTTGTGGACAGCTATCTGAGATTTGGATAGAAATAACCAGGTAGAAGTGTCCTAAACAGCGACAGCCGCATAGTTAGCCTCTTTTTCTGTGCCTTTCGACTTCTGGTCACATTAGGAGAGCTATCAGAGGAAGCCGTGGACGCAGTCCTGGATCATCTCGGAACAGCGATAAAGACGGGCCCGAAACCCATATACTCATGAACCGCTTTTGGAACGCGTTGTTTTCCATCGTGTTGAAAAGTTGGGTGAGATACTACGCCTGGACCCAATTTTTGTGTGACTGTCCCAAAGTATAGAAAGAAGTTGTATCTCTTTAACATCCTTTTGGCGGTTTGGGAAGATTCTGGCATTGCTTGCAGACGAGCTTAAGAGAATTACAACAGTAGCAAGGTATGTATTATGGACATGCTTCCCAGTTGCAACTTCCCCTCTAATATATTTTTCTTAGTACGCACTATTAGTACAGGCTACCTACTTAGAGCTACTTTATTAATAGGCTTTTATACCCCCCCCCTGCAGCCCTTTAGGCTAACTGTACTTAGTAATACCTCTAGTACTACtagtactatagtattaCAGTCAACTTTCTGTAGTAGTATCTATTAGTAGAAGCTAAGGTAATAAAGCTAGggaatagtactataagttaTACTAAAAGAATTAAGTCTTTAgagaatatagtaattaattatatacttaataaggggcttataatatatattactagtaaagagTACTAAGAGTATCTAAGGggataattataaagttaattactaaagagctatagaagtTTATTCTTAAGTTTATTTAAgtctattctatatataagtcttatatatttattactaAAATTTAGCTTATACttaattactagtaatttaagtattatatagagtaattacttaaagtagagtatataagtacttatattataattaattatacttaatgtacttatatagtaagttgcctattatagtaagttaccTACCTTCCTCTACTCTTCTACCTTTTATACAagttaatttaattataatatacaaaattaattaaaactacttattactCTAttctttattactattctaaactactttataggtttgtatattatatttaggctttctataattactatattacgTTGCGCATAGTTTAGTACCTTCTATATAACCCTCCTTTTAAgagttattctctcctctagtattaatactactcttttctacttatagtacttctactttagtagtattaagtaaccctctaaaatataattaagtcttttttgccctctagtacttacttaatacCTCTATCcctatataaagcttataattcttagctttaataatagtaaatCTATAAACTAATTTGCTAATACCTCTAGCctaaaagttaattactttatatattagtattagtaagctactttaatatacttaaatcttctttttaagagaggAAGTACTTTATACGCCCTCTAGtactatagttagtattttTGCATTTTAGGAGCCTTAGCTACTTAGCTGtaaatttaatagtattagtatctttagcttaaaatttaagtaagaAAGAACTACTTTAGGGTTAAAAGGTATAAGGCCTACTTATTAAAAACTAGCTTATACATTATTTTCGcctattaaagtaaagaatactactttaaaagtaggaaagaagttatCCTTAGTAATATGCAAAATTTGCATCTACattattttcttaatttccttactatataagtactttaataggctaaagtatttaatattaagagaCTAGAATTTGTATAATAAATAGGGAGGTATACataaagtaataatattatattccttatagtatttattaaagttagttaatttataacTATTgtaattattaagaattaaaaAGTAATAATAACTCTTTGTATAAgtctttatatactaattaaagtactttagctaatttaggctaatattaattattatttatttattttcACTTagataaatatactatatagttaggaattagctattagtatactaggagaggaggtaatatttaccctttataataatatatagaggtattacCTAGCTATCTGCATATACACcctaaataatagaaaccTATTTATAATTGCTAggctactttatataaggccTTCCCTTATAGTTAGAAGTTGTAATAACCTTTACgtataatagtattcctattaggaAACTAATCTTATTAAAGTTgtaaatattataa
This sequence is a window from Colletotrichum higginsianum IMI 349063 chromosome 8, whole genome shotgun sequence. Protein-coding genes within it:
- a CDS encoding Rnapii degradation factor def1 codes for the protein MSEVQTRPAASRGRGSGRGGRGGFASRGGRTSGRPNGDKFDSKIDADDATAFEDQGELGELKKQYGSKAPLIKELFPDWSEQDILYALQETDGDENLAVTRIAEGTISQWGEVTKKAPRSKAKDSTTAASNIDSSSARPTRGGRSNVADAGRGRGRNTERGGRGGRGRPSNTAAPNGTRHTKDNAQPLSVPTEESNAWDTPKLDFKDAPAEDPWAPKETTEKPAAPAAAPAAAATEASKSAAPAPKTWASMLRQVAVPKPAAPKPPKQEPAPKPAEPIEPLPPVAPAAEPTPEPETEPEAQPEPATELPAEPVHEEPAPAEVPTVIEPEVVLPPSKDQLTETNLEQVVDESHPPATATVASTAADSWDPRHNAASATATPLSASQQQHQPIRPAVPTSNSGFAASAIKATTERGSRTPSYQRRVLDQEEAVRMPGNREVDRAAVQFGAFSLNEDDDIDGDREEPETRTQPPADSPVAHPRTSLPPAPQQAPVPEAIGTQKPAPGLPPPAAAAAATPTGTNASTSNVTDFANAPFSGSAGGAIPQAPASQVPQSAAAPAQPYSRFGQTGPQEPSSFPQKSIDPFTQQPNQPSASQNQFDSFPNQPSQQNQQPGGAFSSAPSEYSSYYTADQQNRPPYNYYNQPYGQQGAQAHQDSLSSQQRSFGGYNASQADNLSQYPQSGGLQNQSRYGGVTNDAQNSGHTTPNPTAQSQQAASQASQPQSHGQQSYPYNNHPYYNNAYYSNYMNYGHYGQGGYGGGPYGKGGVYGHPYGMSPQGPYDHASSPAAGFAQSSLHRADSGLSSGLGGDFGRAGSAQPGNQPGLAGSGFGGVQDTYGRGSSSFQSPAGQGFNSAAQPNNTGSANDDLKPFGDSKPGAGPSPSLGGARPGSATNTASGQTGLPPPQSGSQMSGYGGYPSHLQGHGLHGSSGYGMGGATSGQHGSAPFGSYGQQGAYGSGYYGSGNQQQRGGWGGNYH
- a CDS encoding Trichothecene 3-o-acetyltransferase, which translates into the protein MASITTVPPITLGPLDQIAPRIYVRSVFVFDVDSSFDINKALCHIAIRLQLSLMRWPFLAGQIRPAANPTQLNQLELSYDLDENRSDPLQRPDLFSYEFCRGLWGFNYEELKELDMPPSAMDKDILSLSPDHPKPGESCPPITLKVTRVDRGGLILCFSTHHAIFDGGFIKTFLEFFGNGWMDVPGIFLGELANRPSMEKHKGTNIKSTVFPEYNFTKETDLVPGMNRLTVVQVAKAPEAVCLLFKIENLTLRTLHDQALTKLRLQYGPDAFVSVVDTLSALVWVHTTRARLEHLALDDKTSFTTAADARLRLSPAFSADSWGNVYTQTSASTTVADLIQYQDTMDADSSPAIIAAAWLIRQAVNQVSAPGYIPSRIALAASLVDPTAEGVAFRRALRPDHAGLGCSVWTHMGADVDFRIPGTAGKADYVRKTWSANEGSMNIMQRRGITKGDAPWEVLLALREDDMKRMCAPTELGRWAVSWCG